The following are encoded together in the Candidatus Methylomirabilota bacterium genome:
- a CDS encoding peptidyl-alpha-hydroxyglycine alpha-amidating lyase family protein: protein MTQAEASRYKVVEGWEQLPPGYVHRDVAGVAVDGQDRVFLICRGDHPVIVYDREGNFLGSWGEGLFTYRTHGITVGPDGTIYCTDDGNHTVRQFTPGGKLLMTLGTLNTRSDTGYDGKDYMTIKQPGGPFNRPTNLAVGPRGDLYVSDGYGNCRVHRFSPTGELKRSWGVPGTGPGEFYLPHGIAVAADGRVFVCDRENDRIQIFSPDGEYLTEWTDTQRPTHLVFDAQGRAFVSELWWHPGQTSRRHGPTTEAKYGRVSVYDARGGVLARWGSADAAAPGSFAAPHGIAVDSKGDIYVSEVTWTFAVSRGLVPDGCHTFQKFTLAR, encoded by the coding sequence ATGACACAGGCCGAAGCGTCGAGATACAAGGTCGTCGAGGGCTGGGAGCAGCTGCCGCCCGGATACGTGCATCGCGACGTCGCGGGGGTGGCGGTGGACGGTCAGGATCGCGTCTTTCTGATCTGCCGCGGCGATCACCCGGTCATCGTCTACGACCGCGAGGGCAACTTCCTGGGCTCCTGGGGCGAGGGGCTCTTCACCTACCGGACGCACGGCATCACCGTCGGCCCCGATGGGACGATCTACTGCACGGACGACGGGAACCACACCGTGCGGCAGTTCACGCCCGGCGGCAAGCTCTTGATGACCCTGGGGACGCTGAACACGAGGTCCGACACGGGCTACGACGGCAAGGATTACATGACGATCAAGCAGCCCGGCGGTCCGTTCAATCGCCCGACGAACCTCGCCGTCGGGCCCAGGGGCGACCTCTACGTCTCGGACGGCTACGGCAACTGCCGTGTGCACCGCTTCTCGCCGACCGGCGAGCTGAAGCGGTCATGGGGCGTGCCCGGCACGGGCCCCGGCGAGTTCTACCTGCCGCACGGCATCGCGGTTGCCGCGGACGGTCGCGTCTTCGTCTGCGACCGGGAGAACGACCGCATCCAGATCTTCAGTCCGGACGGCGAGTACCTCACCGAGTGGACCGACACGCAGCGCCCGACCCACCTCGTCTTCGACGCCCAGGGTCGCGCATTCGTCTCCGAGCTGTGGTGGCACCCGGGCCAGACGTCCCGCCGCCACGGGCCCACCACGGAGGCGAAATACGGTCGCGTCAGCGTCTACGATGCGCGGGGCGGCGTGCTCGCGCGGTGGGGCAGCGCCGATGCCGCCGCCCCCGGCAGCTTTGCCGCACCCCACGGCATCGCGGTGGACTCGAAGGGCGACATCTACGTGAGCGAGGTGACCTGGACCTTCGCCGTGAGCCGCGGGCTCGTCCCCGACGGCTGCCACACCTTCCAGAAGTTCACGCTCGCGCGCTGA